The proteins below are encoded in one region of Alosa sapidissima isolate fAloSap1 chromosome 24, fAloSap1.pri, whole genome shotgun sequence:
- the jakmip3 gene encoding janus kinase and microtubule-interacting protein 3 isoform X7, with protein MSKKGPGSRSKGERPDALAALQAANEELRAKLTDIQIELQQEKSKVSKLEREKTQEVRHEQNKSTVVVTELRAKLHEEKLRELHGVRETLLRQHEQELVRVIKIKDGEIQRLQGLVAALRDGPADKLRSALAGEVREEVRRSFEGERGRLQQEILELKGAKRQMEEALTTAVQADKTKAAEIRSVYHLHQEEINRIKRECEKEIRRLMEEIKVKDRAVAGLERELGVQTGVAQRLALLREAERPAAGPRPEPPYSSSAGDSLEPSASPGQQLDEKDARRFQLKIAELSAIIRKLEDRNALLSEERNELLKRLREAESQFMPLLDKNKRLSRKNEELAHAFRRMENKLRFVTQENIEMREKAGTIRRPSSLNDLDQSQEEREIEFLRLQVLEQQNIIDDLSKALETAGYVKTVIERDMLLRYRRQDSARRKKSIKPCKPVIETFFGYDEEASLDSDGSSISYHTDRTPCTPDDDLEEGMIREETELRFRQLTMEYQALQRAYALLQEQVGGTFDAEKEVKTREQMQTELIRYQTRVQDLECVLSQQGQDMKWIEEKQALYQRNQVLVEKIKQTESEEHRLKNEIQDIKDQNELLEFRILELEERERRSPAINFHNIYFSEGVSPLQVYCEAEGVSDIVISELMKKLDILGDNAVSTLSNEEQVVVIHARTVLTLAEKWLEQIEVTKSALTQKMLDIESEKDLFSKQKGYLDDELDYRKQSVDQAHKRILELEAMLFDALQQEAGAKVSELLSEEERDALQRAVEQWRRQVLSELRERDAQILRERMELVHHAQQRIKELEEWIEAQKRQIKELEEKFLFLFLFFSLAFILWS; from the exons ATGTCCAAGAAGGGGCCAGGGAGCCGGTCCAAGGGAGAGCGGCCCGACGCCCTGGCAGCTCTGCAGGCCGCCAACGAAGAGTTAAGGGCCAAACTGACCGACATCCAAATCGAGCTGCAGCAGGAGAAGAGCAAG GTGAGCAAGCTGGAGCGCGAGAAGACGCAGGAGGTGCGTCACGAGCAGAACAAGTCGACGGTGGTGGTGACGGAGCTGCGGGCCAAGCTGCACGAGGAGAAGCTGCGCGAGCTGCATGGCGTGCGTGAGACGCTGCTGCGCCAGCACGAGCAGGAGCTGGTGCGCGTCATCAAGATCAAGGACGGTGAGATCCAGCGGCTCCAGGGCCTGGTGGCGGCGCTGCGCGACGGCCCCGCCGACAAGCTGCGCTCGGCGCTGGCGGGCGAGGTGCGCGAGGAGGTGCGACGCAGCTTCGAGGGCGAGCGCGGACGCCTGCAGCAGGAGATCCTGGAGCTGAAGGGCGCCAAGCGGCAGATGGAGGAGGCGCTGACCACCGCCGTGCAGGCCGACAAGACCAAGGCGGCCGAGATCCGCAGCGTCTACCACCTCCACCAGGAGGAGATCAACCGCATCAAGAGGGAGTGCGAGAAGGAGATCCGCCGCCTG ATGGAGGAGATAAAGGTAAAGGACAGAGCAGTGGCGGGGCTGGAGCGGGAGCTGGGCGTGCAGACGGGCGTGGCCCAGCGTCTGGCCCTGCTCAGAGAGGCCGAGCGTCCGGCCGCCGGGCCCCGGCCCGAGCCCCCTTACTCGAGTAGTGCAGGAGACTCCCTCGAGCCCTCGGCCAGCCCC GGACAGCAGTTGGACGAGAAGGACGCCCGTCGCTTCCAGCTGAAGATCGCCGAGCTGAGTGCCATCATACGCAAGCTGGAGGACCGTAATGCCCTGCTGTCCGAGGAGCGCAACGAGCTG ctgAAGCGCCTGCGGGAAGCTGAGAGCCAGTTTATGCCTCTATTGGATAAGAACAAGCGACTGAGCCGTAAGAATGAGGAGCTGGCCCACGCCTTCAGACGGATGGAGAATAAGCTGCGCTTTGTCACACAGGAGAACATTGAGATG agggagaAGGCAGGGACCATCCGCAGGCCCAGCTCCCTCAATGACCTGGACCAGAgtcaggaggagagggagatcgAGTTCCTCCGGCTGCAGGTGCTGGAGCAGCAGAACATCATAGATGACCTGTCCAAG GCCCTGGAAACAGCAGGATACGTGAAAACTGTCATA GAGAGAGACATGCTGCTGAGGTACAGAAGACAAGATTCAGCTCGACGGAAGAAGTCCATCAAGCCCTGCAAG CCAGTGATAGAGACGTTCTTCGGATATGATGAAGAGGCGTCTCTGGACTCGGACGGCTCATCCATCTCCTACCACACTGACCGCACGCCCTGCACACCAGACGATGACCTGGAGGAG gGCATGataagagaggagacagagctgAGGTTTCGTCAGTTGACTATGGAGTACCAGGCGCTGCAGCGGGCCTATGCCCTTCTCCAGGAGCAGGTCGGGGGCACCTTTGATGCTGAGAAGGAAGTCAag ACACGAGAACAAATGCAAACTGAACTCATCCGCTATCAAACCAGAGTCCAAGACCTTGAGTGTGTTTTAAGTCAGCAAGGCCAG GATATGAAATGGATTGAGGAGAAGCAGGCGCTGTATCAAAGAAATCAAGTCCTTGTCGAAAAG ATAAAGCAAACGGAATCAGAGGAGCATCGTTTGAAAAATGAGATTCAGGACATTAAAGACCAAAATGAACTTTTAGAGTTCCGTATTCTTGAACTTGAG gagagagagaggaggtctcCTGCCATAAACTTCCATAACATCTACTTCAGTGAGGGAGTGAGTCCACTGCAGGTCTACTGTGAGGCAGAGGGAGTCTCG GACATAGTCATTTCAGAGCTGATGAAAAAGCTGGATATTCTGGGGGATAACGCCGTAAGT ACCCTTTCCAATGAAGAGCAAGTGGTAGTCATTCATGCCAGGACTGTGCTCACTCTGGCAGAGAAG TGGCTAGAGCAAATTGAGGTGACCAAATCAGCTTTAACACAGAAAATGCTGGACATTGAGAGTGAGAAG GACCTCTTCAGCAAACAGAAAGGATATTTGGATGACGAGCTGGACTACAGAAAGCAGTCAGTGGACCAGGCCCATAAG CGGATCCTGGAGCTGGAGGCCATGCTGTTCGACGCGCTGCAGCAGGAGGCCGGGGCCAAGGTGTCGGAGCTGCTGTCGGAGGAGGAGCGCGACGCGCTGCAGCGGGCAGTGGAGCAGTGGAGGAGACAGGTGCTGAGCGAACTCCGCGAGAGGGACGCACAGATACTCCGAGAGAGGATGGAGCTGGTGCACCACGcacagcag AGAATTAAGGAGCTGGAGGAGTGGATAGAAGCACAGAAACGACAGATAAAGGAATTAGAAGAAAAG tttttatttttatttttgttcttCTCTTTAGCCTTCATTCTTTGGTCGTAG
- the jakmip3 gene encoding janus kinase and microtubule-interacting protein 3 isoform X9, protein MSKKGPGSRSKGERPDALAALQAANEELRAKLTDIQIELQQEKSKVSKLEREKTQEVRHEQNKSTVVVTELRAKLHEEKLRELHGVRETLLRQHEQELVRVIKIKDGEIQRLQGLVAALRDGPADKLRSALAGEVREEVRRSFEGERGRLQQEILELKGAKRQMEEALTTAVQADKTKAAEIRSVYHLHQEEINRIKRECEKEIRRLMEEIKVKDRAVAGLERELGVQTGVAQRLALLREAERPAAGPRPEPPYSSSAGDSLEPSASPQLDEKDARRFQLKIAELSAIIRKLEDRNALLSEERNELLKRLREAESQFMPLLDKNKRLSRKNEELAHAFRRMENKLRFVTQENIEMREKAGTIRRPSSLNDLDQSQEEREIEFLRLQVLEQQNIIDDLSKALETAGYVKTVIERDMLLRYRRQDSARRKKSIKPCKQPVIETFFGYDEEASLDSDGSSISYHTDRTPCTPDDDLEEGMIREETELRFRQLTMEYQALQRAYALLQEQVGGTFDAEKEVKTREQMQTELIRYQTRVQDLECVLSQQGQDMKWIEEKQALYQRNQVLVEKIKQTESEEHRLKNEIQDIKDQNELLEFRILELEERERRSPAINFHNIYFSEGVSPLQVYCEAEGVSDIVISELMKKLDILGDNAVSTLSNEEQVVVIHARTVLTLAEKWLEQIEVTKSALTQKMLDIESEKDLFSKQKGYLDDELDYRKQSVDQAHKRILELEAMLFDALQQEAGAKVSELLSEEERDALQRAVEQWRRQVLSELRERDAQILRERMELVHHAQQRIKELEEWIEAQKRQIKELEEKFLFLFLFFSLAFILWS, encoded by the exons ATGTCCAAGAAGGGGCCAGGGAGCCGGTCCAAGGGAGAGCGGCCCGACGCCCTGGCAGCTCTGCAGGCCGCCAACGAAGAGTTAAGGGCCAAACTGACCGACATCCAAATCGAGCTGCAGCAGGAGAAGAGCAAG GTGAGCAAGCTGGAGCGCGAGAAGACGCAGGAGGTGCGTCACGAGCAGAACAAGTCGACGGTGGTGGTGACGGAGCTGCGGGCCAAGCTGCACGAGGAGAAGCTGCGCGAGCTGCATGGCGTGCGTGAGACGCTGCTGCGCCAGCACGAGCAGGAGCTGGTGCGCGTCATCAAGATCAAGGACGGTGAGATCCAGCGGCTCCAGGGCCTGGTGGCGGCGCTGCGCGACGGCCCCGCCGACAAGCTGCGCTCGGCGCTGGCGGGCGAGGTGCGCGAGGAGGTGCGACGCAGCTTCGAGGGCGAGCGCGGACGCCTGCAGCAGGAGATCCTGGAGCTGAAGGGCGCCAAGCGGCAGATGGAGGAGGCGCTGACCACCGCCGTGCAGGCCGACAAGACCAAGGCGGCCGAGATCCGCAGCGTCTACCACCTCCACCAGGAGGAGATCAACCGCATCAAGAGGGAGTGCGAGAAGGAGATCCGCCGCCTG ATGGAGGAGATAAAGGTAAAGGACAGAGCAGTGGCGGGGCTGGAGCGGGAGCTGGGCGTGCAGACGGGCGTGGCCCAGCGTCTGGCCCTGCTCAGAGAGGCCGAGCGTCCGGCCGCCGGGCCCCGGCCCGAGCCCCCTTACTCGAGTAGTGCAGGAGACTCCCTCGAGCCCTCGGCCAGCCCC CAGTTGGACGAGAAGGACGCCCGTCGCTTCCAGCTGAAGATCGCCGAGCTGAGTGCCATCATACGCAAGCTGGAGGACCGTAATGCCCTGCTGTCCGAGGAGCGCAACGAGCTG ctgAAGCGCCTGCGGGAAGCTGAGAGCCAGTTTATGCCTCTATTGGATAAGAACAAGCGACTGAGCCGTAAGAATGAGGAGCTGGCCCACGCCTTCAGACGGATGGAGAATAAGCTGCGCTTTGTCACACAGGAGAACATTGAGATG agggagaAGGCAGGGACCATCCGCAGGCCCAGCTCCCTCAATGACCTGGACCAGAgtcaggaggagagggagatcgAGTTCCTCCGGCTGCAGGTGCTGGAGCAGCAGAACATCATAGATGACCTGTCCAAG GCCCTGGAAACAGCAGGATACGTGAAAACTGTCATA GAGAGAGACATGCTGCTGAGGTACAGAAGACAAGATTCAGCTCGACGGAAGAAGTCCATCAAGCCCTGCAAG CAGCCAGTGATAGAGACGTTCTTCGGATATGATGAAGAGGCGTCTCTGGACTCGGACGGCTCATCCATCTCCTACCACACTGACCGCACGCCCTGCACACCAGACGATGACCTGGAGGAG gGCATGataagagaggagacagagctgAGGTTTCGTCAGTTGACTATGGAGTACCAGGCGCTGCAGCGGGCCTATGCCCTTCTCCAGGAGCAGGTCGGGGGCACCTTTGATGCTGAGAAGGAAGTCAag ACACGAGAACAAATGCAAACTGAACTCATCCGCTATCAAACCAGAGTCCAAGACCTTGAGTGTGTTTTAAGTCAGCAAGGCCAG GATATGAAATGGATTGAGGAGAAGCAGGCGCTGTATCAAAGAAATCAAGTCCTTGTCGAAAAG ATAAAGCAAACGGAATCAGAGGAGCATCGTTTGAAAAATGAGATTCAGGACATTAAAGACCAAAATGAACTTTTAGAGTTCCGTATTCTTGAACTTGAG gagagagagaggaggtctcCTGCCATAAACTTCCATAACATCTACTTCAGTGAGGGAGTGAGTCCACTGCAGGTCTACTGTGAGGCAGAGGGAGTCTCG GACATAGTCATTTCAGAGCTGATGAAAAAGCTGGATATTCTGGGGGATAACGCCGTAAGT ACCCTTTCCAATGAAGAGCAAGTGGTAGTCATTCATGCCAGGACTGTGCTCACTCTGGCAGAGAAG TGGCTAGAGCAAATTGAGGTGACCAAATCAGCTTTAACACAGAAAATGCTGGACATTGAGAGTGAGAAG GACCTCTTCAGCAAACAGAAAGGATATTTGGATGACGAGCTGGACTACAGAAAGCAGTCAGTGGACCAGGCCCATAAG CGGATCCTGGAGCTGGAGGCCATGCTGTTCGACGCGCTGCAGCAGGAGGCCGGGGCCAAGGTGTCGGAGCTGCTGTCGGAGGAGGAGCGCGACGCGCTGCAGCGGGCAGTGGAGCAGTGGAGGAGACAGGTGCTGAGCGAACTCCGCGAGAGGGACGCACAGATACTCCGAGAGAGGATGGAGCTGGTGCACCACGcacagcag AGAATTAAGGAGCTGGAGGAGTGGATAGAAGCACAGAAACGACAGATAAAGGAATTAGAAGAAAAG tttttatttttatttttgttcttCTCTTTAGCCTTCATTCTTTGGTCGTAG
- the jakmip3 gene encoding janus kinase and microtubule-interacting protein 3 isoform X1 yields the protein MSKKGPGSRSKGERPDALAALQAANEELRAKLTDIQIELQQEKSKVSKLEREKTQEVRHEQNKSTVVVTELRAKLHEEKLRELHGVRETLLRQHEQELVRVIKIKDGEIQRLQGLVAALRDGPADKLRSALAGEVREEVRRSFEGERGRLQQEILELKGAKRQMEEALTTAVQADKTKAAEIRSVYHLHQEEINRIKRECEKEIRRLMEEIKVKDRAVAGLERELGVQTGVAQRLALLREAERPAAGPRPEPPYSSSAGDSLEPSASPGQQLDEKDARRFQLKIAELSAIIRKLEDRNALLSEERNELLKRLREAESQFMPLLDKNKRLSRKNEELAHAFRRMENKLRFVTQENIEMREKAGTIRRPSSLNDLDQSQEEREIEFLRLQVLEQQNIIDDLSKALETAGYVKTVIERDMLLRYRRQDSARRKKSIKPCKQPVIETFFGYDEEASLDSDGSSISYHTDRTPCTPDDDLEEGMIREETELRFRQLTMEYQALQRAYALLQEQVGGTFDAEKEVKTREQMQTELIRYQTRVQDLECVLSQQGQDMKWIEEKQALYQRNQVLVEKIKQTESEEHRLKNEIQDIKDQNELLEFRILELEERERRSPAINFHNIYFSEGVSPLQVYCEAEGVSDIVISELMKKLDILGDNAVSTLSNEEQVVVIHARTVLTLAEKWLEQIEVTKSALTQKMLDIESEKDLFSKQKGYLDDELDYRKQSVDQAHKRILELEAMLFDALQQEAGAKVSELLSEEERDALQRAVEQWRRQVLSELRERDAQILRERMELVHHAQQRIKELEEWIEAQKRQIKELEEKVSRQLCLLDVSDGRTTAESFTLMWSMMLYVVGLRPKQTLRT from the exons ATGTCCAAGAAGGGGCCAGGGAGCCGGTCCAAGGGAGAGCGGCCCGACGCCCTGGCAGCTCTGCAGGCCGCCAACGAAGAGTTAAGGGCCAAACTGACCGACATCCAAATCGAGCTGCAGCAGGAGAAGAGCAAG GTGAGCAAGCTGGAGCGCGAGAAGACGCAGGAGGTGCGTCACGAGCAGAACAAGTCGACGGTGGTGGTGACGGAGCTGCGGGCCAAGCTGCACGAGGAGAAGCTGCGCGAGCTGCATGGCGTGCGTGAGACGCTGCTGCGCCAGCACGAGCAGGAGCTGGTGCGCGTCATCAAGATCAAGGACGGTGAGATCCAGCGGCTCCAGGGCCTGGTGGCGGCGCTGCGCGACGGCCCCGCCGACAAGCTGCGCTCGGCGCTGGCGGGCGAGGTGCGCGAGGAGGTGCGACGCAGCTTCGAGGGCGAGCGCGGACGCCTGCAGCAGGAGATCCTGGAGCTGAAGGGCGCCAAGCGGCAGATGGAGGAGGCGCTGACCACCGCCGTGCAGGCCGACAAGACCAAGGCGGCCGAGATCCGCAGCGTCTACCACCTCCACCAGGAGGAGATCAACCGCATCAAGAGGGAGTGCGAGAAGGAGATCCGCCGCCTG ATGGAGGAGATAAAGGTAAAGGACAGAGCAGTGGCGGGGCTGGAGCGGGAGCTGGGCGTGCAGACGGGCGTGGCCCAGCGTCTGGCCCTGCTCAGAGAGGCCGAGCGTCCGGCCGCCGGGCCCCGGCCCGAGCCCCCTTACTCGAGTAGTGCAGGAGACTCCCTCGAGCCCTCGGCCAGCCCC GGACAGCAGTTGGACGAGAAGGACGCCCGTCGCTTCCAGCTGAAGATCGCCGAGCTGAGTGCCATCATACGCAAGCTGGAGGACCGTAATGCCCTGCTGTCCGAGGAGCGCAACGAGCTG ctgAAGCGCCTGCGGGAAGCTGAGAGCCAGTTTATGCCTCTATTGGATAAGAACAAGCGACTGAGCCGTAAGAATGAGGAGCTGGCCCACGCCTTCAGACGGATGGAGAATAAGCTGCGCTTTGTCACACAGGAGAACATTGAGATG agggagaAGGCAGGGACCATCCGCAGGCCCAGCTCCCTCAATGACCTGGACCAGAgtcaggaggagagggagatcgAGTTCCTCCGGCTGCAGGTGCTGGAGCAGCAGAACATCATAGATGACCTGTCCAAG GCCCTGGAAACAGCAGGATACGTGAAAACTGTCATA GAGAGAGACATGCTGCTGAGGTACAGAAGACAAGATTCAGCTCGACGGAAGAAGTCCATCAAGCCCTGCAAG CAGCCAGTGATAGAGACGTTCTTCGGATATGATGAAGAGGCGTCTCTGGACTCGGACGGCTCATCCATCTCCTACCACACTGACCGCACGCCCTGCACACCAGACGATGACCTGGAGGAG gGCATGataagagaggagacagagctgAGGTTTCGTCAGTTGACTATGGAGTACCAGGCGCTGCAGCGGGCCTATGCCCTTCTCCAGGAGCAGGTCGGGGGCACCTTTGATGCTGAGAAGGAAGTCAag ACACGAGAACAAATGCAAACTGAACTCATCCGCTATCAAACCAGAGTCCAAGACCTTGAGTGTGTTTTAAGTCAGCAAGGCCAG GATATGAAATGGATTGAGGAGAAGCAGGCGCTGTATCAAAGAAATCAAGTCCTTGTCGAAAAG ATAAAGCAAACGGAATCAGAGGAGCATCGTTTGAAAAATGAGATTCAGGACATTAAAGACCAAAATGAACTTTTAGAGTTCCGTATTCTTGAACTTGAG gagagagagaggaggtctcCTGCCATAAACTTCCATAACATCTACTTCAGTGAGGGAGTGAGTCCACTGCAGGTCTACTGTGAGGCAGAGGGAGTCTCG GACATAGTCATTTCAGAGCTGATGAAAAAGCTGGATATTCTGGGGGATAACGCCGTAAGT ACCCTTTCCAATGAAGAGCAAGTGGTAGTCATTCATGCCAGGACTGTGCTCACTCTGGCAGAGAAG TGGCTAGAGCAAATTGAGGTGACCAAATCAGCTTTAACACAGAAAATGCTGGACATTGAGAGTGAGAAG GACCTCTTCAGCAAACAGAAAGGATATTTGGATGACGAGCTGGACTACAGAAAGCAGTCAGTGGACCAGGCCCATAAG CGGATCCTGGAGCTGGAGGCCATGCTGTTCGACGCGCTGCAGCAGGAGGCCGGGGCCAAGGTGTCGGAGCTGCTGTCGGAGGAGGAGCGCGACGCGCTGCAGCGGGCAGTGGAGCAGTGGAGGAGACAGGTGCTGAGCGAACTCCGCGAGAGGGACGCACAGATACTCCGAGAGAGGATGGAGCTGGTGCACCACGcacagcag AGAATTAAGGAGCTGGAGGAGTGGATAGAAGCACAGAAACGACAGATAAAGGAATTAGAAGAAAAG GTCTCCAGACAGCTTTGTCTGTTGGATGTGTCTGATGGAAGGACCACAGCTGAGAGCTTCACCCTGATGTGGAGTATGATGTTGTATGTTGTTGGACTAAGACCCAAACAGACACTGAGGACATGA
- the jakmip3 gene encoding janus kinase and microtubule-interacting protein 3 isoform X2 yields the protein MSKKGPGSRSKGERPDALAALQAANEELRAKLTDIQIELQQEKSKVSKLEREKTQEVRHEQNKSTVVVTELRAKLHEEKLRELHGVRETLLRQHEQELVRVIKIKDGEIQRLQGLVAALRDGPADKLRSALAGEVREEVRRSFEGERGRLQQEILELKGAKRQMEEALTTAVQADKTKAAEIRSVYHLHQEEINRIKRECEKEIRRLMEEIKVKDRAVAGLERELGVQTGVAQRLALLREAERPAAGPRPEPPYSSSAGDSLEPSASPGQQLDEKDARRFQLKIAELSAIIRKLEDRNALLSEERNELLKRLREAESQFMPLLDKNKRLSRKNEELAHAFRRMENKLRFVTQENIEMREKAGTIRRPSSLNDLDQSQEEREIEFLRLQVLEQQNIIDDLSKALETAGYVKTVIERDMLLRYRRQDSARRKKSIKPCKPVIETFFGYDEEASLDSDGSSISYHTDRTPCTPDDDLEEGMIREETELRFRQLTMEYQALQRAYALLQEQVGGTFDAEKEVKTREQMQTELIRYQTRVQDLECVLSQQGQDMKWIEEKQALYQRNQVLVEKIKQTESEEHRLKNEIQDIKDQNELLEFRILELEERERRSPAINFHNIYFSEGVSPLQVYCEAEGVSDIVISELMKKLDILGDNAVSTLSNEEQVVVIHARTVLTLAEKWLEQIEVTKSALTQKMLDIESEKDLFSKQKGYLDDELDYRKQSVDQAHKRILELEAMLFDALQQEAGAKVSELLSEEERDALQRAVEQWRRQVLSELRERDAQILRERMELVHHAQQRIKELEEWIEAQKRQIKELEEKVSRQLCLLDVSDGRTTAESFTLMWSMMLYVVGLRPKQTLRT from the exons ATGTCCAAGAAGGGGCCAGGGAGCCGGTCCAAGGGAGAGCGGCCCGACGCCCTGGCAGCTCTGCAGGCCGCCAACGAAGAGTTAAGGGCCAAACTGACCGACATCCAAATCGAGCTGCAGCAGGAGAAGAGCAAG GTGAGCAAGCTGGAGCGCGAGAAGACGCAGGAGGTGCGTCACGAGCAGAACAAGTCGACGGTGGTGGTGACGGAGCTGCGGGCCAAGCTGCACGAGGAGAAGCTGCGCGAGCTGCATGGCGTGCGTGAGACGCTGCTGCGCCAGCACGAGCAGGAGCTGGTGCGCGTCATCAAGATCAAGGACGGTGAGATCCAGCGGCTCCAGGGCCTGGTGGCGGCGCTGCGCGACGGCCCCGCCGACAAGCTGCGCTCGGCGCTGGCGGGCGAGGTGCGCGAGGAGGTGCGACGCAGCTTCGAGGGCGAGCGCGGACGCCTGCAGCAGGAGATCCTGGAGCTGAAGGGCGCCAAGCGGCAGATGGAGGAGGCGCTGACCACCGCCGTGCAGGCCGACAAGACCAAGGCGGCCGAGATCCGCAGCGTCTACCACCTCCACCAGGAGGAGATCAACCGCATCAAGAGGGAGTGCGAGAAGGAGATCCGCCGCCTG ATGGAGGAGATAAAGGTAAAGGACAGAGCAGTGGCGGGGCTGGAGCGGGAGCTGGGCGTGCAGACGGGCGTGGCCCAGCGTCTGGCCCTGCTCAGAGAGGCCGAGCGTCCGGCCGCCGGGCCCCGGCCCGAGCCCCCTTACTCGAGTAGTGCAGGAGACTCCCTCGAGCCCTCGGCCAGCCCC GGACAGCAGTTGGACGAGAAGGACGCCCGTCGCTTCCAGCTGAAGATCGCCGAGCTGAGTGCCATCATACGCAAGCTGGAGGACCGTAATGCCCTGCTGTCCGAGGAGCGCAACGAGCTG ctgAAGCGCCTGCGGGAAGCTGAGAGCCAGTTTATGCCTCTATTGGATAAGAACAAGCGACTGAGCCGTAAGAATGAGGAGCTGGCCCACGCCTTCAGACGGATGGAGAATAAGCTGCGCTTTGTCACACAGGAGAACATTGAGATG agggagaAGGCAGGGACCATCCGCAGGCCCAGCTCCCTCAATGACCTGGACCAGAgtcaggaggagagggagatcgAGTTCCTCCGGCTGCAGGTGCTGGAGCAGCAGAACATCATAGATGACCTGTCCAAG GCCCTGGAAACAGCAGGATACGTGAAAACTGTCATA GAGAGAGACATGCTGCTGAGGTACAGAAGACAAGATTCAGCTCGACGGAAGAAGTCCATCAAGCCCTGCAAG CCAGTGATAGAGACGTTCTTCGGATATGATGAAGAGGCGTCTCTGGACTCGGACGGCTCATCCATCTCCTACCACACTGACCGCACGCCCTGCACACCAGACGATGACCTGGAGGAG gGCATGataagagaggagacagagctgAGGTTTCGTCAGTTGACTATGGAGTACCAGGCGCTGCAGCGGGCCTATGCCCTTCTCCAGGAGCAGGTCGGGGGCACCTTTGATGCTGAGAAGGAAGTCAag ACACGAGAACAAATGCAAACTGAACTCATCCGCTATCAAACCAGAGTCCAAGACCTTGAGTGTGTTTTAAGTCAGCAAGGCCAG GATATGAAATGGATTGAGGAGAAGCAGGCGCTGTATCAAAGAAATCAAGTCCTTGTCGAAAAG ATAAAGCAAACGGAATCAGAGGAGCATCGTTTGAAAAATGAGATTCAGGACATTAAAGACCAAAATGAACTTTTAGAGTTCCGTATTCTTGAACTTGAG gagagagagaggaggtctcCTGCCATAAACTTCCATAACATCTACTTCAGTGAGGGAGTGAGTCCACTGCAGGTCTACTGTGAGGCAGAGGGAGTCTCG GACATAGTCATTTCAGAGCTGATGAAAAAGCTGGATATTCTGGGGGATAACGCCGTAAGT ACCCTTTCCAATGAAGAGCAAGTGGTAGTCATTCATGCCAGGACTGTGCTCACTCTGGCAGAGAAG TGGCTAGAGCAAATTGAGGTGACCAAATCAGCTTTAACACAGAAAATGCTGGACATTGAGAGTGAGAAG GACCTCTTCAGCAAACAGAAAGGATATTTGGATGACGAGCTGGACTACAGAAAGCAGTCAGTGGACCAGGCCCATAAG CGGATCCTGGAGCTGGAGGCCATGCTGTTCGACGCGCTGCAGCAGGAGGCCGGGGCCAAGGTGTCGGAGCTGCTGTCGGAGGAGGAGCGCGACGCGCTGCAGCGGGCAGTGGAGCAGTGGAGGAGACAGGTGCTGAGCGAACTCCGCGAGAGGGACGCACAGATACTCCGAGAGAGGATGGAGCTGGTGCACCACGcacagcag AGAATTAAGGAGCTGGAGGAGTGGATAGAAGCACAGAAACGACAGATAAAGGAATTAGAAGAAAAG GTCTCCAGACAGCTTTGTCTGTTGGATGTGTCTGATGGAAGGACCACAGCTGAGAGCTTCACCCTGATGTGGAGTATGATGTTGTATGTTGTTGGACTAAGACCCAAACAGACACTGAGGACATGA